One Patescibacteria group bacterium genomic window, TTTACAAATTACAAATTCATTACAAATTTTACAAATACCAGATAAATTTTTTCCGCTGAATTTGTATATTTGTATAAGATTTGTAATTTGTAATGTTTAGAACTCCGGCGGCTCTTCCAGGCCGGTTTTTTCCACGCTGTTGAAACTGGCCGTTTCTTCATTAAAAAATAATTCGATTTTTCCGGTCGGGCCGTTGCGGTGCTTGGCTATAAAAATCTGGGCCAGGTTTTTTTCCGCTTCCGGCAGGTCCTCGCGGTTATAATGCCGGTCAGCCGCCTTGCGGTAAATAAACATGACAACGTCAGCGTCCTGCTCGATTGAACCGGACTCGCGCAAGTGGGCCAGTTTCGGGATGGCCGGACCGCCGGTCTGTTCAACCGCTCGGGAAAGCTGGGAAGCGGCCAAAACCGGAATATTCAATTCGCGGGCTATGGCTTTAAGGCCGCGGCTGATTTCCGCCACTTCCTGCACGCGGTTATCCCCGTATTTTCCCCGCCCTTCCATTAATTGCAAATAATCAATAACAATCAGGCCAAGCCCTTTTTCCATCTGCAACCGCCTGGCCTTTGTTCTTATATCCATGACGGAGGAAATGGGGGAGTCGTCAATATAAATCGGAGCTTCGGAAAGCTGGCCCATAGCTTCGCCGATGCGGGTAAAATCATTGTCTTCTTCCCGGTCGGAAAGTTTTCCCGTGCGCATTTTCCATAAATTAACATGGGATTGGGAGCAGAGTAGCCGGTCCACCAATTGCTCCTTGCTCATTTCCAGGGAGAAGAGCCCGACCCCTTCTTTGCTTTTAATCGCGGCTTGGCGGGCAATATCCAAAGCCAGGGAAGTTTTGCCGACGCTGGGCCGGGCGGCCAGTATTATCAAATCGCTTTTTTGAAGACCGGCCAGAATATTGTCCAAGTCGGTAAACCCGGTCGGCAGTCCGCGCAGTTTCCCGCCGTGCTTATGCAGTTCGTCAATTCTTTCAAAGGCTTCGGTCAAAAGATTGTC contains:
- the dnaB gene encoding replicative DNA helicase encodes the protein ANIVQRKATLRRLQTAASEIMDLSYQEEEEIDKVLDQTEQKIFSVSQKYLKNTFVPIDNLLTEAFERIDELHKHGGKLRGLPTGFTDLDNILAGLQKSDLIILAARPSVGKTSLALDIARQAAIKSKEGVGLFSLEMSKEQLVDRLLCSQSHVNLWKMRTGKLSDREEDNDFTRIGEAMGQLSEAPIYIDDSPISSVMDIRTKARRLQMEKGLGLIVIDYLQLMEGRGKYGDNRVQEVAEISRGLKAIARELNIPVLAASQLSRAVEQTGGPAIPKLAHLRESGSIEQDADVVMFIYRKAADRHYNREDLPEAEKNLAQIFIAKHRNGPTGKIELFFNEETASFNSVEKTGLEEPPEF